A stretch of the Hydra vulgaris chromosome 09, alternate assembly HydraT2T_AEP genome encodes the following:
- the LOC136085426 gene encoding uncharacterized protein LOC136085426 produces MIIVFRGSSDKLYEENNGNFLKIVEFMAEFDPIMEYHVSKAGENLNKTHYFSKNIQEEIVQLVARRGFEQNIVASLNENKLPLEDMRGQAYDNGANMRDKNKGLQKKILYRNKRALFVSFTAHSLNLVVVDSVKVGLENVIFFGII; encoded by the exons ATGATAATAGTATTTAGAGGATCATCTGATAAACTGTATGAAGAAAACAATGGAAATTTCCTAAAAATAGTTGAATTTATGGCAGAATTTGACCCAATTATGGAATATCATGTCTCCAAAGCAGGGGAAAATCTAAACAAAACCCATTACTTTAGCAAAAATATCCAAGAAGAAATTGTTCAGTTAGTGGCTC gtCGTGGATTTGAGCAAAACATTGTGGCTTCATTGAATGAAAATAAACTTCCACTTGAAGATATGAGAGGTCAGGCATACGACAATGGTGCAAATATGAGAGACAAAAACAAGGgcttacaaaagaaaattttatatagaaataagCGAGCACTCTTCGTCTCTTTTACAGCACATTCACTTaatcttgttgttgttgattctgTAAAAGTTGGATTGGAAAATGTGATATTTTTTGGAATTATTTAA